Proteins encoded by one window of Vibrio panuliri:
- a CDS encoding glycerophosphodiester phosphodiesterase family protein, with product MALKIVGHRGVAGLYPENTLVSVQAAIEMGLDWIEVDVQPTKDRQLVVCHDHTIDRCSNGFGRVDQYTLEELEQFDFGAWFSPQFNHQPILTLKQLLSLIAPLEIGLNIEVKIDTDRYAETVAELKSLLEHFQLAKQRILISSFDHPTLRAVHQAQLGYPIAVLSEKLCKKDWQLLEEVNAIACNLNVNKTNKQQVALLQEAGYQVWCFTVNNPNQIKHLTNLDAIFSDYPQRFI from the coding sequence ATGGCGCTTAAAATCGTAGGGCATCGAGGGGTTGCTGGGCTGTATCCAGAAAATACGCTCGTCAGTGTACAGGCAGCAATAGAGATGGGACTAGATTGGATTGAAGTTGATGTTCAACCCACTAAAGATCGACAGCTCGTTGTTTGCCACGACCATACTATTGACCGTTGTAGCAATGGCTTTGGTCGAGTGGATCAGTACACCCTAGAAGAGCTTGAGCAATTTGACTTTGGCGCTTGGTTTTCACCTCAGTTCAACCACCAGCCTATCCTCACCTTAAAGCAATTACTCTCGCTCATCGCGCCACTAGAGATAGGTTTAAACATTGAAGTTAAAATTGATACCGACCGCTACGCTGAGACTGTCGCCGAGCTGAAATCCCTTCTGGAGCATTTTCAACTCGCTAAGCAACGTATTCTAATCTCCAGCTTTGATCACCCAACTCTAAGAGCAGTGCATCAAGCCCAACTTGGTTACCCTATCGCTGTATTGAGTGAGAAGCTGTGCAAAAAAGACTGGCAGCTACTGGAAGAAGTGAACGCCATCGCTTGCAACTTGAACGTTAATAAAACCAATAAACAGCAGGTCGCGTTGTTGCAAGAAGCGGGTTATCAAGTGTGGTGTTTTACCGTCAATAACCCAAACCAGATTAAACACTTAACTAACCTAGATGCGATTTTCAGCGACTATCCACAAAGGTTTATCTAA
- a CDS encoding TAXI family TRAP transporter solute-binding subunit, with protein sequence MKGLALVSVCAVVFSGFSFSENVNAADKFVTIGTGGQTGVYYVAGQSICRFVNRGGEEHGIKCNAPASGGGVANVNGLRSGEYNFGIMQSDHQYKAMNGLTPFQNSAPMEDIRAVFSLQSEVFTILARKDANVTHFDELQGKRVNIGNPGSGQRDTFEQIMAEKGWQPSVFSLVSDLKPAEQASAMSDNNIDAMSYFVGHPNGAIQEASTTTDAVLVAVTGPEIDQLLADKAYFTKAVIPGGMYRGNPNDTPSIGGKAVLSTTAETDPELVYQLVKSVFDNIDRFKRLHPAFKDLKESEMIKVGLSAPLHEGAVRYYKERGWL encoded by the coding sequence ATGAAAGGATTAGCGCTTGTCTCTGTATGTGCTGTGGTTTTTAGTGGATTCTCTTTTAGTGAGAATGTTAACGCAGCAGATAAATTTGTCACTATAGGTACGGGTGGACAAACCGGTGTGTATTATGTCGCTGGGCAGTCAATTTGCCGCTTCGTCAATCGTGGGGGAGAAGAGCACGGGATTAAGTGTAATGCTCCGGCAAGTGGTGGTGGTGTCGCCAACGTCAATGGTTTGCGCAGCGGCGAATACAATTTTGGCATTATGCAATCAGACCATCAATACAAAGCGATGAACGGGTTGACTCCATTCCAAAATAGTGCGCCTATGGAAGATATCCGCGCGGTATTCTCGTTGCAAAGTGAGGTATTCACAATTTTGGCTCGTAAAGACGCCAACGTAACGCATTTTGATGAGCTGCAAGGTAAGCGAGTAAACATTGGTAACCCAGGCTCTGGTCAGCGTGATACCTTTGAGCAGATTATGGCAGAGAAAGGTTGGCAACCCTCGGTATTTAGCTTGGTGTCAGACCTTAAACCCGCAGAACAAGCGTCTGCGATGAGTGATAACAACATCGATGCAATGAGCTACTTTGTCGGTCACCCAAACGGCGCTATCCAAGAAGCTTCAACCACTACTGATGCGGTGTTGGTTGCCGTTACTGGCCCAGAAATTGATCAATTGTTGGCCGACAAAGCCTACTTTACCAAAGCCGTGATTCCGGGTGGCATGTATCGTGGTAACCCAAATGACACCCCTTCAATTGGTGGTAAGGCCGTTCTTTCAACAACCGCTGAAACCGACCCTGAGTTAGTGTATCAATTGGTGAAATCGGTGTTTGATAACATTGACCGCTTTAAGCGTTTGCACCCTGCATTTAAGGATCTCAAAGAGAGTGAAATGATCAAAGTGGGTCTATCTGCGCCGTTGCACGAAGGGGCTGTGCGCTACTACAAAGAACGTGGTTGGCTGTAA
- a CDS encoding TRAP transporter permease, translated as MDKPMSATAAPTSAEELIAQDVGARLPSGVMAKTIALLALLWSLFQLWIASPLPFIIGFGVMNDTETRAIHLGFALLLAFLVFPAFKRSPRDRVPATDWMLGLVACACSLYLFVLYQELATRPGILTKGDFATALIGLPLLLEAARRVLGPALPLIALVFIGYSLAGPWMPGLLSHRGVQLEALANHQWITTEGVFGIALGVSTSFVFLFVLFGALLERAGAGHYFIQLAFSMLGHLRGGPAKAAVVASGLTGLISGSSIANVVTTGTFTIPMMRKVGFSSEKAGAVEVASSVNGQIMPPVMGAAAFLMVEYVGIPYVEIIKHAFLPAAISYIALLYIVHLEALKLGMQPLDTAKSKPWLMRLTGFAFGVLLVSAISLVVYYGLGWLKPLLGDYTLQGVAVLLALVYLGLLKIAAINEPLPEEDPNKPLDQLPNTRQVLLSGLHYLLPVVVLVWCLMVERLSPGLSAFWGSVILVVIVLTQRPLLNWMRRDGKHNYGSAMDGVVDLREGLVAGARNMIGIGIATATAGIIVGAVSQTGVGLVLADLVEILSMGNLVLMLLLTALLSLILGMGLPTTANYIVVSSLLAPVIVTLGEQHGLIVPLIAVHLFVFYFGIMADVTPPVGLASFAAAAVSKGDPIKTGLTAFYYSLRTAALPFLFIFNTDLLLIDVDWAHGIAIFVVSTIAMLIFAAATQGWFLTRNRWYEGVLLLLVAFTLFRPAYWVDQFIEPYQSSQPAQLAQTLANLEQGSVLRMRISGEDSVGKVRDFSVLFEVPQGETGQDRLDALGIATYQQGESTLIDVVGFASPAEAAGLQFDQQIVDVRVPVERFAKEWMWLPAMLLFGLVVLLQRRRLVNE; from the coding sequence ATGGATAAACCGATGTCTGCAACCGCAGCACCGACGTCGGCTGAAGAGTTGATCGCTCAGGATGTTGGCGCTCGTTTACCAAGTGGCGTGATGGCAAAAACCATCGCTTTGTTAGCGCTACTATGGTCTCTATTTCAATTATGGATTGCATCGCCACTCCCTTTCATCATCGGTTTTGGTGTCATGAACGATACCGAAACGCGAGCAATTCACTTAGGCTTTGCGCTGTTACTGGCGTTTTTAGTCTTTCCTGCGTTTAAACGATCTCCTCGTGACCGAGTACCTGCAACGGATTGGATGCTGGGGTTAGTTGCTTGTGCATGCTCGCTTTACTTGTTTGTTCTGTACCAAGAACTGGCAACCCGCCCGGGCATTTTAACCAAGGGTGACTTTGCGACAGCGCTGATTGGCTTGCCGTTGTTGCTAGAAGCGGCTCGGCGTGTATTAGGTCCCGCGTTGCCACTGATCGCACTGGTGTTTATTGGTTACAGCTTAGCTGGACCTTGGATGCCAGGATTACTGTCCCATCGCGGGGTGCAATTAGAGGCGCTTGCCAATCATCAGTGGATCACAACCGAAGGTGTGTTTGGGATTGCACTGGGTGTCTCCACAAGTTTTGTTTTCTTGTTTGTCTTATTTGGTGCTTTGCTCGAAAGAGCGGGAGCAGGGCATTATTTCATCCAGCTGGCATTTAGTATGTTGGGTCACTTAAGAGGTGGCCCTGCGAAAGCTGCCGTTGTCGCATCGGGTTTAACGGGTTTAATTTCGGGCTCATCAATTGCCAACGTGGTGACCACGGGTACGTTTACGATTCCGATGATGCGTAAAGTAGGGTTTAGCTCAGAAAAAGCAGGGGCGGTCGAAGTTGCGTCTTCGGTTAATGGGCAGATCATGCCTCCAGTGATGGGCGCAGCTGCATTTTTAATGGTGGAGTATGTCGGTATTCCTTACGTAGAAATCATTAAACACGCATTCTTACCTGCCGCCATTTCTTACATCGCTCTTTTGTATATCGTGCATTTGGAAGCCCTTAAGCTTGGTATGCAACCGCTCGATACTGCCAAATCAAAACCTTGGCTTATGCGTTTAACAGGTTTTGCGTTTGGTGTGCTGTTGGTTTCTGCCATTTCGTTAGTGGTTTATTACGGGTTAGGTTGGCTTAAGCCTTTGCTTGGTGATTATACCTTACAAGGTGTGGCCGTTTTGCTTGCTCTTGTCTATCTCGGGTTACTGAAAATTGCCGCAATCAATGAGCCACTGCCGGAGGAAGATCCGAACAAGCCGCTCGATCAATTGCCAAATACCCGCCAAGTGCTGCTCTCTGGCTTACATTATCTACTGCCTGTCGTTGTGCTGGTTTGGTGCTTAATGGTCGAACGTTTATCGCCAGGGCTATCGGCATTTTGGGGCTCCGTGATCTTAGTTGTGATTGTGCTAACTCAACGTCCTTTACTTAATTGGATGCGCCGAGATGGTAAACATAACTATGGGTCTGCAATGGATGGCGTGGTTGATTTGCGTGAAGGCTTAGTTGCTGGTGCTCGCAATATGATTGGGATCGGCATTGCTACAGCAACCGCTGGCATTATTGTTGGTGCGGTATCTCAAACTGGGGTTGGGCTTGTTTTGGCTGACTTAGTTGAGATCTTATCGATGGGCAATTTAGTGCTCATGCTGCTGCTTACTGCCTTACTGAGTTTAATTTTAGGCATGGGGTTGCCAACCACAGCGAACTACATTGTGGTTTCGAGTTTGCTCGCGCCAGTGATTGTGACTTTGGGGGAACAACACGGACTTATCGTACCGTTGATTGCGGTACATTTGTTTGTGTTTTACTTCGGTATTATGGCTGATGTGACGCCTCCGGTGGGCTTGGCATCGTTTGCCGCGGCGGCGGTATCGAAAGGCGATCCGATTAAAACGGGTTTGACCGCGTTTTATTACAGCTTGCGCACCGCGGCGCTACCGTTTCTATTTATCTTCAATACTGACCTGTTGCTGATTGATGTCGATTGGGCACATGGAATTGCGATATTTGTTGTTTCAACCATTGCGATGCTGATATTTGCTGCCGCTACTCAAGGTTGGTTCCTGACTAGAAATAGATGGTACGAAGGGGTATTGCTACTGCTGGTTGCGTTTACACTCTTTAGACCTGCGTATTGGGTTGACCAATTTATCGAGCCTTATCAGTCAAGCCAGCCTGCTCAGCTAGCCCAAACGCTGGCCAATCTAGAACAAGGCAGTGTTCTACGCATGAGAATCAGTGGTGAAGATAGCGTCGGTAAAGTGCGCGATTTTTCGGTGTTGTTTGAAGTGCCGCAAGGGGAAACAGGGCAAGATAGGTTGGATGCTCTGGGGATTGCGACGTATCAGCAGGGAGAAAGTACACTAATTGACGTGGTTGGTTTTGCCAGTCCAGCAGAAGCGGCAGGGTTACAGTTTGATCAGCAAATTGTGGATGTCAGAGTGCCAGTGGAACGATTTGCCAAAGAATGGATGTGGCTACCCGCAATGCTGTTATTTGGTTTAGTGGTTTTGCTACAACGTAGACGCTTAGTGAACGAGTAA
- a CDS encoding response regulator transcription factor, with protein sequence MSKILVVDDDVELCELISEVLTIEGYHVTCVHCGESALQYIEKNPVDLVLLDVMLPQLSGLQVARRICQRFATPILMLTALNDEASMLDGYQAGADQYVAKPFRVPELLTRIKAIFRRVGLEKQRQNNHLTEGSFGEAISGLPFTGTEADLLNYLVRNEGIVISKAELQIEVLKKELSPFDRNLDMHISNLRRKLVEAGMSKQHIKTVRGKGYSFVSSVRDC encoded by the coding sequence ATGTCTAAAATCCTAGTTGTTGATGATGATGTAGAACTTTGTGAACTGATCTCAGAAGTTCTTACTATAGAGGGTTACCACGTAACGTGCGTCCATTGTGGAGAGAGCGCGCTGCAGTATATCGAGAAGAATCCAGTCGATTTAGTGCTGTTAGACGTGATGTTACCGCAGTTAAGTGGATTGCAGGTTGCTCGACGTATATGCCAGCGTTTTGCCACGCCGATATTAATGCTTACTGCGCTGAATGACGAAGCATCAATGCTCGACGGCTACCAAGCTGGCGCTGACCAATATGTAGCAAAACCATTTCGAGTGCCGGAACTCCTAACTCGAATCAAAGCGATCTTTCGCCGCGTTGGACTAGAAAAGCAGCGTCAAAATAACCATTTGACGGAAGGCAGCTTCGGCGAGGCGATTTCGGGCTTACCATTCACAGGCACAGAAGCCGATTTACTTAATTACTTGGTACGTAATGAAGGTATTGTGATTTCGAAAGCAGAGCTACAAATTGAAGTATTGAAAAAAGAACTCAGCCCATTTGATCGCAATCTAGACATGCATATCAGCAATTTGCGCCGCAAGCTAGTTGAAGCAGGGATGTCCAAGCAGCATATCAAAACCGTACGTGGGAAAGGTTATAGCTTCGTATCTAGCGTAAGAGATTGTTAA
- a CDS encoding sensor histidine kinase, giving the protein MPSLAPQFVKRHKRNLAFELFSYMSGVVLCILLLQTATEQALIRTMLVLPDTVKEKMRDLATQANVLIEDGDMDELADWESAQPYYLFVLGKNNQPITHRDMHPHFEFKLKFLRELGGNMGERVNKPLIGIPLGNKNTLVIQLPSELHPAHRFLNYLNASKVVIALAIVILFSLILARKLQQPLNRLREASHRLAQGDFKVNVVNELQSPASEFNQLAQDFDQMSRQIHSLAEKQKRLLRDVSHELRTPLARQNLALHLLKHKVSDSELELVKRVEREVEEMDNLVAEILTFSRLENARYELSLKPVSLETYADSQVKQSKLDLRDNQTVKFWPASEPTQVLADERLVVRCVRNLLTNSLKYAGDNAIVDVFFYRTKVNSKDYIALAVQDNGPGIAEGQLKTVFQPFTRIEASRDKKLGGYGLGLAIVKESMQLMGGEVSARNRKDGGLHIELLFPIEL; this is encoded by the coding sequence ATGCCATCGCTTGCTCCCCAGTTTGTCAAGCGCCATAAGCGCAATCTTGCCTTTGAGCTATTTAGTTATATGTCCGGTGTTGTATTGTGCATCTTGCTGCTGCAGACCGCGACTGAGCAAGCGTTAATTCGCACTATGCTCGTGCTACCCGATACCGTAAAAGAAAAGATGCGCGATCTCGCCACCCAAGCCAACGTCTTAATAGAAGATGGTGATATGGATGAGCTGGCGGATTGGGAAAGCGCGCAACCATACTATCTATTCGTGCTTGGCAAAAACAATCAGCCCATTACCCACCGCGACATGCACCCTCACTTTGAATTCAAATTAAAGTTCCTGCGTGAGTTGGGTGGCAATATGGGAGAGAGGGTCAACAAACCACTGATTGGCATCCCCTTAGGCAACAAAAACACCTTAGTAATTCAGCTTCCGTCTGAGTTGCATCCGGCACACCGTTTTCTTAATTACCTGAACGCGAGCAAGGTTGTGATTGCTCTGGCTATCGTGATTCTCTTCTCGCTGATCTTGGCGCGTAAACTTCAACAGCCGTTAAATCGCCTGCGAGAAGCCAGTCATCGCTTAGCGCAAGGAGACTTTAAAGTTAACGTTGTCAATGAGTTACAATCTCCCGCATCTGAATTTAACCAGTTGGCACAAGATTTCGACCAGATGAGTCGACAAATTCACTCATTGGCGGAAAAGCAGAAACGTCTTCTTCGAGATGTTTCCCACGAGCTGCGCACGCCTCTGGCGCGACAAAACCTAGCACTGCACCTTCTCAAGCACAAAGTTTCGGACAGTGAGCTTGAGTTAGTTAAGCGAGTCGAACGGGAAGTTGAGGAGATGGACAACTTAGTGGCGGAAATTCTCACATTTAGCCGATTAGAAAACGCTCGATATGAGTTAAGTCTTAAACCCGTTAGTCTAGAAACATATGCAGACTCGCAAGTTAAACAGAGTAAGTTGGATTTGCGCGACAACCAGACGGTTAAGTTTTGGCCGGCAAGCGAGCCAACCCAAGTGCTTGCTGATGAAAGATTGGTTGTACGGTGTGTGCGAAATTTACTGACTAACTCGCTCAAGTACGCAGGTGACAATGCGATTGTCGACGTGTTTTTCTATCGAACAAAAGTTAACAGCAAAGACTACATCGCTTTAGCGGTGCAGGATAATGGCCCCGGCATCGCGGAGGGGCAATTGAAAACTGTTTTCCAACCTTTCACACGTATAGAAGCCTCTCGTGATAAGAAGCTTGGCGGTTATGGTTTAGGGTTAGCGATTGTAAAGGAGTCTATGCAGTTAATGGGGGGCGAAGTATCGGCGCGTAACCGCAAAGACGGCGGCTTACACATTGAGTTGCTGTTTCCTATCGAACTATAG
- a CDS encoding TonB-dependent siderophore receptor, which yields MFTKSQLALVIGAILATPAMAESVETDEHMVVEGREYGYKADSNSTAMRMEATQLETPGQVAVISEQLIDEQRASTLGEVLQNDASVSAGGTGRNRERFSLRGFEVGSSSGFLRDGHQHWSHYRQPVELLERVEVVKGPSGLLYGSSAPGGLINMVSKSPTADTQVNISQDIGSNDHSRTVVDVSGALNEDETLRARTILSKESYSSWRHYGDGSSPQTERFVGGLFVDYDLNDDITLSVHYDKTSDEGSVDSGALYTLDGQVVGGKHHIWDAQWSEIDNQVENIGFDIDARLNDVWSLKTGYNYQDFERVDIESYPGFKNLNPDGTGTVTHGGNNRYDKWRFRTAYVDLVADTELMGMNHQFLMGGNWLGYSYHRNQKGFKSQEVPMGSSVPQPELSGSDRISDSAYNTWGFYIQDMVTINDQWQALAGVRFDRKVEEGVAEESVSPKFGLIYHPADNGSIYFSYSESFEPQGKVLSDSKTTYVNDGEILDAAKGISYEVGTKWELLDQRLFVSGAVFDITKQDIKLDVDLGTDPANSNKKLVNRTQTGEQVHRGAELGVQGYLTERFSVSGSAMYLDAEIKNHATYAGNRPVDVPEFAASVWSTYAATNELDLNLGVIYEGSRFGDAQNTFKKDGYTRVDVGVAYTHKYDENLDLVARFSVENLFDTEYLGGGGATSSSHQYAEDVVIGEGRNYMATLQIKY from the coding sequence ATGTTTACTAAGAGTCAGCTAGCGCTCGTCATTGGCGCGATTTTAGCGACTCCTGCAATGGCAGAGAGTGTAGAAACGGACGAGCACATGGTTGTGGAAGGTCGAGAGTATGGCTACAAAGCGGATAGCAACTCGACAGCAATGCGTATGGAAGCAACCCAATTAGAAACTCCAGGGCAAGTCGCAGTAATTAGTGAACAGCTTATTGATGAACAACGTGCAAGCACGCTAGGCGAAGTGTTACAAAACGACGCAAGTGTGAGTGCTGGTGGCACCGGACGTAACCGTGAGCGTTTTTCTTTACGTGGTTTTGAAGTGGGCAGTTCATCGGGCTTCTTACGTGATGGTCACCAACATTGGTCACACTACCGTCAGCCAGTTGAACTATTGGAGCGGGTCGAAGTAGTCAAAGGTCCTTCAGGTTTGCTGTACGGAAGTTCTGCGCCGGGTGGTCTTATCAACATGGTAAGCAAGTCTCCAACTGCGGATACACAAGTTAACATCAGCCAAGACATTGGCTCAAATGATCATTCTCGTACTGTCGTTGACGTAAGTGGCGCTTTAAATGAAGATGAAACACTCCGTGCACGTACAATCCTTTCTAAAGAAAGCTACAGCTCTTGGCGTCACTATGGTGATGGCTCATCACCACAAACAGAACGTTTTGTTGGTGGTTTGTTTGTTGATTACGATCTCAATGACGACATCACTCTTTCGGTTCACTACGACAAAACCAGTGATGAAGGTAGCGTTGACTCTGGTGCGCTATACACACTAGATGGACAAGTTGTGGGTGGCAAACACCATATTTGGGACGCGCAATGGTCAGAAATTGATAACCAAGTAGAGAATATTGGTTTTGATATTGATGCGAGACTAAACGATGTATGGTCATTAAAAACGGGTTATAACTATCAAGACTTTGAACGAGTGGATATTGAAAGTTACCCAGGTTTCAAAAACTTAAATCCGGATGGAACGGGAACCGTTACTCATGGGGGTAACAACCGTTACGACAAATGGCGTTTTAGAACGGCCTATGTTGATTTGGTCGCCGATACTGAATTGATGGGAATGAATCACCAGTTTCTTATGGGTGGTAACTGGTTAGGTTATAGCTACCACCGTAATCAAAAAGGTTTTAAATCTCAAGAAGTCCCAATGGGCAGCTCGGTACCACAGCCAGAGTTGAGCGGAAGTGATCGTATTAGTGATAGTGCCTACAATACTTGGGGCTTCTACATTCAAGATATGGTGACGATTAACGATCAATGGCAGGCACTAGCTGGCGTGCGCTTTGACCGTAAAGTCGAAGAAGGTGTGGCAGAAGAGAGTGTTTCACCAAAGTTTGGCCTAATCTATCATCCGGCAGACAACGGTAGCATTTACTTCTCGTACTCAGAGAGTTTTGAACCGCAGGGTAAAGTGTTATCTGATTCAAAAACAACTTACGTGAATGATGGTGAGATCCTGGATGCAGCAAAAGGTATCTCATACGAAGTCGGTACAAAATGGGAACTTCTTGATCAGCGTCTATTTGTATCTGGTGCGGTATTTGACATTACTAAGCAAGATATCAAATTGGATGTGGATCTAGGTACAGATCCAGCGAATAGCAATAAAAAGCTAGTTAACCGTACGCAAACGGGCGAGCAAGTTCACCGTGGTGCAGAGCTTGGCGTACAAGGATATCTAACAGAGCGCTTCTCAGTGTCTGGTTCTGCTATGTATCTAGATGCCGAGATCAAAAATCATGCAACGTATGCAGGCAACCGTCCAGTTGACGTGCCAGAGTTTGCAGCGAGTGTATGGTCGACTTATGCTGCGACCAACGAGCTAGATTTAAACCTTGGTGTGATTTATGAAGGTTCGCGTTTTGGTGATGCACAAAACACCTTTAAGAAAGATGGTTATACTCGCGTAGATGTCGGTGTTGCTTACACCCACAAATACGATGAGAACTTGGATCTTGTTGCGCGCTTCTCTGTTGAGAACCTATTTGATACCGAGTACCTTGGCGGTGGAGGTGCTACCTCATCTAGCCACCAATACGCTGAAGACGTTGTGATTGGCGAAGGTCGCAATTACATGGCAACATTGCAAATTAAATACTAA
- a CDS encoding DUF3450 domain-containing protein, which produces MNLLKTSLAIVITAVISPVSASNLDSAQAIQNKTNAASAASQQRINKSNDAALSLQAEIEQLQEEVKNLEVYQAHLTALVANQGEEMTSVDGQIKQIKVTRQGVVPLMYQMVAGLKSIVAQDAPIKLEQRQERIAKLESLMTRADVSDAEKYRRILEAYQIEMDYGTKLGLYQGQIQVAGEAREADILHLGRVALVARSLNGTKFWSWDKQDNAWVEVDSAMKSELDKAYGVAAKQTAPSLITLPVSLIAEVK; this is translated from the coding sequence ATGAACCTACTAAAAACCAGTTTAGCCATTGTTATTACCGCGGTCATTAGCCCGGTATCTGCCTCGAATCTTGACAGCGCTCAAGCCATTCAAAATAAAACTAATGCCGCATCGGCTGCTAGCCAGCAACGCATCAACAAAAGTAATGATGCTGCACTTTCTCTCCAAGCGGAAATTGAACAACTGCAAGAGGAAGTGAAAAACCTCGAAGTATATCAAGCACACCTTACGGCTTTAGTTGCCAACCAAGGTGAGGAGATGACAAGCGTTGATGGTCAAATTAAGCAAATTAAGGTGACCCGACAAGGTGTTGTGCCGCTGATGTATCAAATGGTGGCAGGACTGAAAAGTATCGTAGCGCAGGACGCACCTATCAAGCTTGAACAACGTCAAGAGCGCATTGCAAAGCTTGAGTCATTGATGACTCGAGCAGATGTCAGTGATGCAGAGAAATACCGTCGCATTTTAGAAGCGTATCAAATTGAAATGGACTACGGTACCAAGCTAGGCCTTTACCAAGGGCAAATCCAAGTGGCTGGCGAAGCTCGTGAAGCCGATATTCTTCACCTTGGACGCGTGGCACTGGTCGCACGTAGCCTAAATGGCACTAAATTTTGGTCTTGGGACAAGCAAGACAACGCGTGGGTAGAAGTAGACAGCGCCATGAAGTCTGAGTTAGATAAAGCATACGGTGTGGCAGCGAAACAGACAGCACCAAGTTTGATCACCTTGCCGGTGTCTCTCATCGCGGAGGTGAAATAA
- a CDS encoding MotA/TolQ/ExbB proton channel family protein: MKLKLIASILAASTLSFSTLASTDFVGEARQENQQQAQHNQVRESGFKASENELKAIKAQLLAKRDRLQADNDKLAETFSQNEDTLARLEEQLRLETGSLGEVFGVVRQNAKELQNELDNSVTGADAQSFNAEMEAIIAATTLPSMPQLTALWQAMVEQIEASDKIATTSVAFIDGEGKKTQVEALRLGAIGLVGEQGYLAWNGARQEAAAYKSQPENGPTMSALAAVKQGEVANVILDPSRGVMLEQLALAPSLSDRLQAGGVVGKIILGLLAVGLIIALVRGVSLLVARQKIVAQLKNPTQPGDNPLGRILGVYDKEQNRSVEALELRLLEAVVDEQASLERGLSMLKLLAALAPMLGLLGTVTGMIETFQVITQFGNGDPKVMAGGISMALVTTVLGLISAMPLLLAHNILSSQAENIRNILEKQGIGLVAEQAERACLVKQDAPSMVESAA; the protein is encoded by the coding sequence ATGAAATTGAAACTAATCGCGTCGATTCTAGCCGCAAGTACACTTTCTTTTTCTACTCTTGCCAGCACAGATTTCGTGGGTGAGGCGCGTCAAGAGAACCAGCAGCAAGCACAGCACAACCAAGTTCGCGAGTCCGGCTTTAAAGCCAGCGAAAATGAACTCAAAGCAATAAAAGCGCAACTGCTGGCAAAACGCGATCGCTTACAAGCAGACAACGACAAACTGGCAGAGACGTTCAGTCAAAATGAAGACACGCTGGCTCGTTTAGAAGAGCAGCTTCGTTTGGAAACCGGCAGTCTTGGTGAAGTATTTGGCGTTGTGCGTCAAAATGCGAAAGAGCTTCAAAATGAGCTAGATAATTCCGTAACGGGTGCCGATGCCCAGTCATTTAATGCTGAAATGGAAGCCATTATCGCTGCGACAACTTTGCCCTCAATGCCTCAGTTAACAGCATTGTGGCAGGCAATGGTCGAGCAAATCGAGGCTAGCGATAAGATTGCGACTACGTCTGTTGCGTTTATTGATGGCGAAGGTAAAAAAACGCAAGTAGAAGCGTTACGTCTAGGTGCGATTGGTTTAGTTGGAGAGCAAGGCTATCTTGCGTGGAATGGTGCTCGTCAAGAAGCAGCAGCCTATAAGAGCCAGCCTGAAAATGGTCCAACGATGAGCGCTTTAGCTGCGGTTAAACAAGGTGAAGTGGCGAATGTGATTCTCGACCCATCGCGTGGTGTGATGTTGGAGCAACTGGCGCTAGCACCGAGCCTGTCAGACCGACTACAAGCGGGTGGCGTTGTTGGTAAGATCATTCTTGGTCTGCTTGCTGTGGGTCTTATTATTGCTTTAGTTCGTGGCGTGAGCCTTCTCGTTGCACGCCAAAAAATCGTTGCTCAGTTGAAAAATCCAACCCAACCGGGTGACAACCCGCTAGGGCGCATATTAGGCGTTTATGACAAAGAGCAAAACCGCAGTGTTGAAGCGTTGGAACTGCGTCTTCTTGAAGCGGTGGTTGATGAGCAAGCAAGCCTTGAACGTGGTTTATCTATGTTGAAACTGTTGGCAGCGCTTGCGCCGATGCTGGGTCTATTGGGTACGGTGACAGGGATGATTGAAACGTTCCAAGTGATCACTCAGTTTGGTAACGGTGATCCGAAAGTGATGGCGGGCGGTATTTCAATGGCCCTAGTGACCACGGTTCTTGGTCTGATTTCAGCGATGCCACTTCTGCTGGCGCACAATATTCTTAGCTCACAAGCAGAAAATATTCGCAATATTTTAGAAAAACAAGGCATCGGTTTGGTTGCAGAGCAGGCAGAACGTGCATGTTTGGTTAAGCAAGATGCCCCTAGCATGGTGGAGAGTGCAGCCTAA